ACTAATATCACGGAGACCATCCCTATAATCTTTGTGAACTGTTTGCTCAAAGAGCACAGGGGTCACATCCATTTCTGAAACCAGTGATAGAATAAAAACAAAATAAGTTTTGAGAAATACTGGGATAAAGTTGGAATACCCAGATAATGAATAGCTAATAAATTCGAAATATTGAGGAAAGATCAAAAGGCGATTTCATATAGTAGCACAGAGTTTGCAGGAGTACAAACCGTTTTTCCAAACTTGTATATCCGAGTTCAAGTTTTTCCCAAACTTGAGCTTCAGCGTTTGAAACCCTTGCACTCATTATTTTGCGGCCAATTGTGCAGCTTCATTTGGGGCCACGATTGGAATCTAGGTTGGAAAATATGGAATATCAACTTTGGTGAAAGTATTTATAAATTTTGTTGATACAGACAGAGTATGATGGGATGACCAAATACCGTTATGTCTGTAGTCACAGTATCTGATGCCCCTCCAAATAATTTCCACACAGGGATGCGAATGCTGTTAGGAATTGCGTCAATCAGTGCCATCTCTACTCCTGCTCTAGCCTTAAATGGGAAACTTACAATTAAATACAGATGCAATGGGAAATCTtgtatgagaagaaaaaaacagcAACCAAACACTTGAGTAGCCATTGAGAATATCAGAAATAAATGGTAATCATGTCTGTTTTATCCTTCACCTATCATATATGTAAATGGAGCACTTCCACATGAGCTAAACGAAAGAATCATTTTTTTGTTTGCACAGAAAGGACTTAGGGTAGTGTTTTAATTGATACAAAACTGTTTGGTTTAGTGGATTGTATTCTCAACGAACTGTTCTAAGCTTGTAAGTAATCAAACATTTTGCAGGTCAGATGGGTATTCAGGGACAATTGTACCAGGCAGACACCATCCAGAGCAAATATTAGTAGATGTAACCAATCTTAGTTTGAGGCTACGCATAAGAAGAAACATGGGTACTAGCGGCAGAAATTGGTGATAAAGCAGTAAAAGCACATTAGTTCTGTAATTCAGCGCCTAAAGGGCAATTCCCGTCATCATGGAAGTCTATACTTCAAACAGCAGTCACCCCATCGACATCGGGAATTTGGGATCAACACATTTGAAAAATTCAGATTTTCACGGCATCCTAGATTTGTTAACGCGAGTCAGGTATTCCAGCTCCATGAACCCCTGCTCATGGCACAGGAAGCCAAGAACGGCTTAGATAATTGAATAATTTATCTGCTCACCCACTCCACTCCAAGAACACGACATCCAATCTCTTAGCCACATCCGAGTTCCAACAGATCAGATCGAGGACCCGACCAAGCATGCAGCCACAGGTTAACAAGGAGGAGTACATTGTCGAGCTTGAAGGGGACGATGACACCAGCCTCAGGTCAACCAGGAGGAGTACCTTGTAGAGCTTGTTTGGGATGATGACAccgaggcagaacatgagccaGAAGGGCCTTTAGAACAGGAAGAAGGCCTCCCCAGCGATTGCTCCCGTCCGCGGCCAGCCACGCCCACGGGTTCCTCCTGCCCGCGCATCTGCCGCCACCCCTGGGCTTCGGCCCCGCCCCCGACAGTCGCGCAGCTGCAAGAGGAGGAGAGAGGACAACCCGGTCAGTTGCGCGGATGGGAGCCAACGGAAGCACGCGCGGGAGGACGGGCGTGGGATGCACCTGCCATTGGCGGGCTGGTTCCATCGCGTGCTGGACACCGGTCGAGGAAGGACACCGACATTTATGGAGCAtcgcgccgagcgccgccgctggtgctcCCACGAGCGCGTCGCAAGCTGGTCCTGCGGCGGCGCGTGTGGCCGGCTGGTCCCTGGCCGTGACAGACGGCAGTTCGGGCGCCTCCACCTAGCGGACGGCGCCACTGCGGAGCTTGACGTGTACGGCGACATTGGAGACTGTCTCGAGGCACGAGGATGTGGTGGTGAAGGGCGTGGTGAGGGAAACGTCGAGCAGGGGAGCTTCGGCCTCCCTGAGCGCACTGCAGCCGAACGACTCCACAGGGAGACGGCGAGACGGTGCAGAGacgcgtggaggaggaggcaagCTGGTGGGCGGCCGCAGGCCGCGACGAGGGTAGGCCGCGAGCGTACAGGGGACGGCGAGATGATGCGGAGGCGGCGagctggcgggcggcggcgagctggtgGGCGGCCGCGAGCTAGCGGCCACGCCGGAGCCACCGCGCCGCGTCCTCCGGCCAATAGCGATGTAGATTTTTTTTACTGTCGTGGCTCAATGAGGTGCCGCGGAGGCGTGCAGCTTTAACATATAGAAATTAGGATACACAAAATGGGCCGCCGCGGGTGCACAGATTTCCTTTCTCTGAGTGAACTTTAAATGGGCCTTCGCACACAGATGGCGGCCCGCTATAGCCCAAACATGGCTCAGTGAGGCCGCTCAAGGAGCCTCCTCTGCTGGAACAACCGAAGGGGGAaggagaagagcggcggcggcggcatggcggcgcGACTCCTGCGCGATGTGGCATCCACTGCGGCCCGGTCGGCGCGCGGCCACCGCGTCCCCGACCCCTGCGGCGCGTTTGCCGGTCCTGGAAGCCGAGGCACCGCCCCCGCCACTCAGGTCTATCCGCTCCCCATCCGACCCCCCTTGCTCAGCTTCCTGCGCTAACCCTAGTTCCGTGCG
This portion of the Panicum virgatum strain AP13 chromosome 2N, P.virgatum_v5, whole genome shotgun sequence genome encodes:
- the LOC120663068 gene encoding uncharacterized protein LOC120663068, with translation MSPYTSSSAVAPSARWRRPNCRLSRPGTSRPHAPPQDQLATRSWEHQRRRSARCSINVGVLPRPVSSTRWNQPANGSCATVGGGAEAQGWRQMRGQEEPVGVAGRGREQSLGRPSSCSKGPSGSCSASVSSSQTSSTSIRIPVWKLFGGASDTVTTDITIPIVAPNEAAQLAAK